GTAATAATTATtgcaaaattaattacattCCAAGCTATCAAAACCCCTCAACCCACACCCCCATCTTCGTACTCGATAAAAGACCATGAAACAGGCCCCGATAACAAATCTTGTTCTTTCACCATTGGCCCAAGTGGTCCACACGACGTTGGCAATCTAAGAAAAAGGAATGAACTATTCACATATTAAcacttgtatatatataaaagaacctCTAATTTTTACATGCCATTGCCGACATTTGATGCTCTTCTTCTATTCGTGTGTATATTATGCTTGATAGTTACTGATCCAATATCTATAGCATAATGatgtatataaaaacaaaatatcatagATTCCTCAATCTTCCACCCTTTAAGTCCatgtgtttattttctttaatagttAAAGTAGCAGGAGTCGCCACTCTATCAACTGCTACTCTTGGGTGTGCAGCAATTGCCATATATTAAATGCCAGctgatatttgttaatttttatatattattttgtaaatatgtaatcatttaattaaaacattatgAAAAGGATTAATTGGTATGAAAGGaataatattattgtaatttgaAGACTGATGCTAACTCcattaaaagaattttacttCAACTATAATTCCGTTGGAGGACCAAAGAAGGTGGGGTTCCGGGGTAATCAAAGGCATGGCCTTAAGGAGGAATGTTTTTgagttatttttgtcttttctttgtttatctTCTACGTAAAGTTGAAAGACAAATTCACCAACCCGTGACTTACACGTTGGTTAATCACACTGTTGTTGATCAACTTacgttttctctccttttccaTAGTTCCTTCCTAAAAATACTTGTCGAGAAATGATTTGGCTACCGTAAATTTGTACCTTGAAATGGACACTGTTAGGCTTCAGAAAAAGAAGGCCacgaaagaaaaagaatttcgTAAGGTATTGCGCATAATCTGATTTTGTTATTCCACCATTAAGGCCATAAATAACCAAAGTGATAGCTATAACCtgtttaaaacatttaattagcAAAATATATTATcctaacattaatttaattagctGTTTTGCCAGATGAAGATAATGAACACTAATTTAGATGAAGCATAAAGAATTCTATCACTCACGTGGAAAACTGAATATTCTCACAAATCACAATGTTATATCTTCATCGTGAAGTTATGAAGCCGCATAAGATAAAGCATTTTCATTAAATGAACGTTTCTCAAGTTCCAACTGCAGTGAGTGtgtgtacacacacatatatataaaatttgagtaCAATTCTACTTGTGCCAACACAAAGTtggttaaaaaatttctttatgcaTCTCACATAAACTTATTTGTTAACATATTTTTTCCTGAAGAAATTAGTcttcaattacaaaatttaggAATTTACATTAGAGTTCATTATTAGACTAATAGTGAGCTATGTAAAGTGGACGAAACTAACGTGTCCAAGGTGGACAGTGGACTTAGATTGGGCTCTAGTGGATGTTAACTAGAATGTGTTCcctaacaaaacaaaatttgaggCCTTTTGAATTTGGTTGATTCTCCAGCATGATTGAGAGACATTGTAGAGATAGATGAATACTTGCGAAAGACAATGGCGTAGCGGAAACTCCGTCAAATTGATGATATATTTACTGCATATCTATAGCATTAGCTAACGTTGTATTTTTATGAGTCTAGGATGGGACAGATTCCCTAATACAGAGTCCAAAGTTGTTCAAAGGCATTTGATACATAGATAAGTGATGttttcctcaaaaaaaaaaaaaatattatatatatatatatatatatatatatatatatatatatatatatatatatatatatttgtaaagtTTGAAATctgatattatttattatagagcgaaaaaggaaaaaagtaggCATTATATCGAAAAAGATGAAATAAAAGGGTTATAGCTTATAACCAAAGAGTAATCAGGAAAGGGGAGAAGcttttttctatattaatttaaagtttaaataggATTTTTGTCTTTAAAAGTATGATGGATTTTAGGTTTGATTactgtaaaaatattatttattttaatatacaattatttctaaaaaaaaccatGTCAATCTTTTCTTACTTCTATTTGCAACTCATATGCTATGTGGTTGTTTTTTGGACACTGGATATAATGGCGGCGCCAGCTGGTAGAGAAATATATAGCATTCAGTAGTATACTCTTCATTTTGGTCGAGTTTCTCATGGGTTTAGTGGGGGTAGAGGATATAAGATCTCTTTTGTATTATCATGGAACTTTATATTCTCTAGGTTATCTCGTAATAGGGTAGGGTACTTCTTATACCTTTCAtcctcttttttataatttttttttagtgacaaaaaaaagaattaaaattacattttaaaaaaaatattcatagtaattaattgaattcaaatataaaaaaatttgcaacaatatacatatatgttcaaccaattaaattaaattttctcgattatttatattatttttattaaatgcacaaactgaaaatgattatttgtttgataaaaattaaacctaTATACTGCAATATTTTTAAGCACTGGAAGCATATTTGATCTAATTGATAGATTTGGATTTGGGTTTATGACTTATGGAATGAATTATATGTATGCAGTGAATTTGTGTAGACCGATGACATAGATAACATCATTAGATAACAGAAAGGCACTGTgataaaatttagttatttatttgttaaaaggaaagaaaaaagaactaCAACACTACAGAAAGAGGAAGAGATCGATGCACCCCGAGCATTATCAAACACAACAAGAGAGAGCATAGGGGGAAAGGAAAGAGAGTGTGGTAACCGAATAGCTTCTATTTGCCTCTCTGCAAACATGATCTGAGGAGGTATGCCATTCTTAATCAGATAAGCTATTTTTTATATCCCTTATGATCGACGTTCTCCAGATAAAGTGAGGCAAATCTCCTTTAATCATTTGAACTGCAGCAAGAGTCCATTTCAAAGTGGAACAGAGGGAAGGTTTAGCTGCCTTGCAATTAGACACTAAGATAACAATAAAGTTCATTacagttgaaacttgaaagattagtataagatttttaaatatgatatCTGAGTACGTAATATGCATAAGGAGAAAATTTTAATGAGAAAAGCAAAACTCACttcaataatttatatgttttgaAAGATAGTCTCGAATAGTTAATTGAAAATATGCAtagttaagaaaacaaaaacactgTTTCTTCAGAAGGTCATTTGGGCTAACGTCGCATGTTGTCAATAGGCGGATAAAGTCCGTTAAATTTGCCATCTTAATGAACTagactaaaaaaattgaaataactatccggattttgaaaaaatagacTTGTTATCTGCATCATTCGTGGACAAAACATTAGAGGGATAAAGCTCCTTTTGCGAATAATCAAGAAACTTGCATATCAAATACTACAAAGTAGTATCTtgactttattttaaaactaatttttaaaagcctatAAAGTCTGATGAATCGATCCGTTTagcaaaatattattattaatatgatatataatattataattattttattcaaattataaaattattttagtagtctgatgatttaaattattttaattaatgtttgaaaTATGTTAATTTCTATAAGCATAGTTGAGTAGCAAAAATATTGTATGTCACATGTAATGTTTGTTAATATattggtttaaaattattttattatttttaataaaaaaaattatttaaaaaataatataataatatttttacactttttaatatgaaataaacttttaaatgGATTAACATGCTTATACAAAGATCAAACTCAAAATAACATGTTGCAACTTGAgtaataaagatataaaaacaTATCAAGTCAGACTTAGGTAGGATGCTCTCTAACCCAACCTATTTCCACCAATACAAGTACACACCAAAGGCTTGATAATATCATGATATTTATAGTTATGAAAGCCACAAATATCATtcatttttacttatatataaaccatttttacataaaaatataatataatttattaaaattattattttttactcaaTACTAAATTAGTTactcaataatattataaataacattagttttaatttttacataatatgagaaaacaaatatattaaggttaatttataaaatatatatttattatatattgattaTGCGAgtgaaaaattagataaatttgaaatttactcactccattattatgatttttttagaatcattattatgattatgtGCTATAAAATTAGACTCACATCCTTAATGATTTTagaattaagttaattattttttttatcttttttttcttgtttaaatattaataaatatgaaatgtataatttataagaaaatatttaaatatttgaaaaattactttgataagataaaaaaaatattttaaaattttattagatatatttattctaatgttggataaaagataattatgatatcaatttattagatatagttagagtatttttttaaaaagacaagaaaaatatattaataacactCTAGCTTTTGTACAAGAAGTGCTAAAACCAAGTCCAAGAGGCCCAGTTCCACCGTAAAGCATTACAAAGCAACATTCTTTTAGCTAAATTTCGagcattttattttccttagataaatttaaaatttattagataatatttaattataactgattaattaaaaattaattagataatattttgcCATATTttagggattgaattaagaAGATTAGAGATAAAAgagttttttaataaatcattaaattaaaaataaaaatatcagatTTACAAAAAGATTCCTAAACTTTaatcacaaaaaagaaaaaattaaccaTGACAATGTAAGTTACATTGGCAATAAATGATTAAACTATACATAAACCACACCAATATAACCTATTCATAAGTCACACCAAAGTAACATATGCTTATTCAAATATCTAaatcatatttgattttttttataaaaaaaaacccacagATACAGACATAATTTTACAAATGttttatttagatttttatattttagtactcgctactcattttcttttctctcattttaccTTTCATTCATCTCTCCAGAATAATTCCATTCTTggctctttttctttccttttcattcttttttttttctcacgctttcttttctttctttttttttcacccaaCCAAATACTATCTTAAAAAGCTCGTTAGCATTTgataagttttaaattaaaatagaaaacaaaagtatggattcatgttattttattattcatttttctcttcaaatgaACGCAGACCGAAGGTAAAGAAGGAAAacgaaaagaaacaaaaagaaaaggaaaaggtaaTGGTGTAGGAAAGATGGGCAAATGACGTCAGCTACTGGGGGACAGCCATAAACCCATGCGCAATTCAGCGGTCCTTCCTCTCTTCTTTTATATTCTTTACAAATCCCTCACTCACTCCTAACGGAATTTTTcttacttctctctctctctctccatcatCATTCATGTTGTTTTCTTCTACCAAGCTAGCCTAGCTTCTTCATCTCCTTCAATTTGTCTTCTCTTCATTAATTCCAATTGTCTTTAAACCGCTATCTCATCAGGTAAGCCTTGCatgttttttctttccacaattcACCAAATACAAGGGTTATTTATTTCTTCTAAATTCAAGTCCATCAAaagcttttcttcttcttaatttgCAGTATTGTTTTCATACATATAATCACTGTTTTCCAATCTCCCTTCACCGTTCCCTGGAAGTGTTAAATCAGCAAAGTATGGCAAAAACTACATGGAGTCTTAGTAAActactatatataataaatgtagCATTTTAGTAATATATATCATCTTCTGTTTGCCCTTGAACTTGATCCCACAGAACTGCAGCTCCAAAACCAGTTTTTTCAATGTATatttataaaactttaatttgtttttctgaTCACCAGTATTCTCCTTTACAGGTAATTCTTTGGAAAAACACAATTAGatactaaatataaatatctctCCATGATTTAGTGAAAACTAATCTAGACTTGATTGGTTTCAAGAAACCTTGATTCCatctatatgtatttttttttaaacttaattaaccTAATGAATTATGAGTGTTTGTGATTGAAACCAGAGTTATGAGTGCAGCTAGGCTATAGGGTGGTAGGCCACAAAAGTAGTGGTTTTAGGGGTGAGCATATTTCCTCAAAGTCCGTCAAGAGAAGGGGTCAGAAGTGCCATGGAAATTCTCGACAAAGAGACAAAAAAGTCAGAGCCCCAGTTTCCGCGCTGAGACGAACCAAACCAACGACTCAACCTCAACACTAGTACTACTGTGctttctattttctctccctctttttctcaaCCCTTTGctgctttttagtttttatcatcGCTCTCAGTCTCTGACCTTGATCCAATACAACGGTGCCTCTCTTTTTGCCTCCCAAccccttttctctctttcgacAAACGCGTGCACATTTTGTGATCACGTCACTCCCCATTTCCCATTCCCTTTCTTTATTCATTCATTTCACCACTCTTTCCATCTCTACTAATACATGtgttcatttaattaattagccACCTCATACTAATCAGATGTAAGCATGAACATTCCGTTCTGTGCCACTGCCtcaaaaatgttaataatattgtttcctgaaaagttgtttttgtttgatttatatATCCGTGTCATATAGTACTATATATGTGTTTTGTTGAGCTTAACTTATGTGTCTAATTATTTGGgaatatacataattattaatGGTAATGCGGAATGGGGAACCCCGTTCTGTGATGAATCATTCTCACCATTCACTAACTCAAGACAACATCATTAGCACCAGCCTCTAGCTGTCCGTTTCTCACCCTAGCCCAAACTCACGGCTATGCTTATAAGTTTCAactccttgtttttttttttcatcaaaaccaaactCTCATGATTAACTTGCTTCTCTCTTTCCCCTCCAAccccttatcttttttttaacccGGCCCAGGGAAGAAAATCATTGTTTCTGAAATCATGGGGTTTTGTTTATAACACGCGCTTATATTTATTTCCTATTCAATTTAGTGAGTGTTGCTCACCACCAAATGAGCTTATGATTATCTCTGATAACACTTGTCACCTTTTCATATAAAAGGCCTTAtactatagtatttttttttaaaaaaaaatagttttattaatgtttgccctgttatttttttttatcacttcacTATAGTATTAGTCTTACTATTAGTCTATTACTAGTATTATCTCGAGGCTTCTCTTCTCTCTcgtgtatatatatactaaCACTCACATCACATATTGGTGTCGGTTATTATTTAAGCATGATGAAGAAAGTCAAGTGTGGTGGGTATTAATGGTGGTGGTGAATTTGATGCAGTACCAGTAATTGCTATCATGGAGTCGATGGAGTCATGTGTCCCACCAGGGTTTCGGTTCCACCCAACAGATGAAGAGCTTGTTGGTTATTATCTCAGGAAGAAAGTCGCTTCTCAGAAAATTGACCTTGATGTTATCAGAGAGATCGATCTATATCGTATTGAACCATGGGATCTCCaaggtatatatataaacatatatagttacatacaaacatatatatagcACTACGTACATATCTTACACTACTGCATGCTTCTAATAATGTTTTTGTCGTCATCACTCATTTTAAATCGACTATTAGGGTTTTGAatgcttcattttattttgtttgtaaatTGAATGCTTCATATTTGATCtaacattataattattatttgatcTAATGTTAGCAATAGATCTGAGttagtttttattcttttttttgctgatgTGAATGATATGGCAGAGAGATGCAGGATAGGGTATGAAGAGCAGAATGAGTGGTATTTCTTCAGCCACAAAGATAAAAAGTATCCAACAGGGACAAGAACTAATAGAGCTACCATGGCTGGGTTTTGGAAGGCGACAGGAAGAGACAAAGCAGTGTATGAAAGAGCAAAACTTATTGGGATGAGGAAGACCCTTGTTTTCTACAAAGGAAGAGCCCCTAATGGACAGAAAAGTGATTGGATCATGCACGAGTATAGGCTTGAATCTGATGAGAATGGACCTCCACAGGCAAGCATATGTTACTATGCATATTAATCTGTAGTGCATGAGTACTCTACCATTTATTCTTTTACGCGCTTTGACTTTTGTTACCAACTTAGTAATTTGAGTGGTTCAGTTTGAAGTGTTACGTTCAAACTTTGCTTTAGATGGCCGCCCGTTAATCATGGCATATTCCTTAAACTTTTCCTCtttcacacacacatacacaaaaaaGCTACAATACATATAAGCTGGAGATCAAGCATTGTTTCTATTTTCTGTAGCTTTCTTAATGACGTCAAGGATTTTGAACTCTAAAATAATTTCCTTTCCCATCTTTATTTGAATAAAGTCttacataatatttaattataaaaaagataaaataaattaattttttttattgtttaaaatttacttatacatcttaacttttataaaaaaatctttcatcTAAATTCTctacaaattgaaaaacatatattaattttaacttattttaacaagtttgattttatttttattttcttcttttctaagTGTTTTATACTTTATAGAGTCATGATAGTAGTTATGATCTCTCTCTACTTTGTGGCTACactgtttttgaatttttattatatgcaTTAGTTACTGTCTAGAAAGAATGCTTCATGTGAATTAATGAAAAGACTTCGTTAATTGTTAGCACTTAAGTTAATTCAATGCAATTGGTTTGTTTCTCTAGACTCACTTTCTTGGCTTTTTTAGTAGACCACTAACTTCTGAATAATCACCAAGGCACGTACATGCTTTCTCTCAACACAACTTTCACCAACAAGAAGTCAAAAATCACTGCTTTCAACAGCGAATAATTAAACTTGTTTCTTTAGCTTCCTTTTCTACTAGACACTTTTCTTCCCATTTTGATTGTCAAATCGTAGTTAATTATTTGACGACATATACCACCTCTCACCAAACAGATGGAAGATTTTTCAAAAGCTAAAGCAAAACCatacttaaaacttaaaaggagAAACATGCACCAATAAACTTTTCACTTTTTCTCCCCTAACATGTAGCAAATCTGGTCAactcaaacaaaaagaaaatacaagttatCTGTATTTTATTCTCTCTCAACTTTGGAGCTTAAATTGTGTGTCATGCATGCATCAGGAGGAAGGTTGGGTTGTGTGCAGAGCCTTCAAGAAGAAAACCACTGGGCAAACGAAGACTATAAATATTGAAGGATGGGAGTCAAGCTACTTCTATGACGAAGCAAGTGGGGCAACAAGCACTTTGGTCGATCCAATTGAACTCATTTCAAGGCAATCTCAGAGCTTTCTGGCTCAAAATTTCATGTGCAAGCAAGAGCTAGAAGCAGATAACTTGACTTGCATGCATCAAGATCCGTTTGTGCAACTTCCTCAGCTAGAAAGCCCGTCTTTGCCACTAGTAAAGAAGCCAAGCACAGTGTCCCTAGTATCAGACAATAATAACGAAGGTGAAGACAATCAAAACAGGTTGttattcaacaacaacaacacaaagAAAGTCACTACTGATTGGAGAGCCCTTGACAAGTTTGTAGCCTCTCAACTAAGTCAAGAAGTAAACACGCATGAAACTAATGTTGGAGTACTCTCATCAAGCTTTGAACCCCATGATGATAACCACGACATGGCACTGCTGCTACTGCAGAGTAGTAGGGATGAAGGGAACAGGTTAAGCCCGTTTCTAAATACAAGCTCCGACTGTGACAATGGGATATGCGTATTCGAAAAATGatccaagaagaaaaagaagtgcgTGGAAacgatttttaattatttgtagtaGTACCATGTGTTAAATTAATGTTCTATGGATGCTGGGACAAAGACATactatatttttgtaaaaaaaaaatatgtgtggATCAGAAGAATTAAAACTCTCTATATATGCCCTTCTGCGTGAGTGAAGCATGTGTGCGCAAATTGAGATGCATGCGTCCAAGTGGCTCTAGAATTTAGgtagttttttatatatattttaagttatCACGATAAGCAGAAGGTACAGTAATAGCCTTGCCATAAAACGAGTCTTCTAGGCTCTCATGCCTAAGAAGGCAGGTGTGACAGCATATGTTTGTGATCCTTCAGAATTCTGCTGCTATTTTAAAATGCCTGTGtattctttaattttctctGCTTAAGCATGTTGTACAATTGTTCTGCATTGATCTTTATGTCACGTGCATGCAcagcataatatatatatatatgtatgtatgtatatgtgcGTTTGTGTGTTTACTGCCATATATACCTGTCAGTTGGCTAACCTGACTTCCATTTTATAGCTGAAAATGAACATGTTTTTTGTAAGATGTAATCCATATATAGTATTAAAGATGTAAAATCAGTTCATTAATCTTTACCTTATGATAACTTTAATTAAGTGATCTTTGGGAGGATCTGTGGTTAACACACGTAAAGGAGAGCCTttcaacaaaaacagaaaaacacGTAAAGAAAAATGTGACACGCAGAATATGTTATTGGTAGCTGCTATATATTCCACCTCGCTATAAAGATTatcttctatatatataatagtaaaGATTATGATTAAATCCGTGACTTTTCTTGACATATTTATAAGTGACAACTTCAAAGTTCTTATGCGTAATGCATGCTCAAACGCCAGTTAGTCATATCAGAACGCTAAAGCGATCGATATAGTTTAATCAAATGAAATAATGATGTGTTACTAGCTGATTTGTTTAATCAATATAGTTTGACTGCATAAAATTCACACAAAAACTTTTCGTCCACAAGTACATACAGTTGATCATATGAATGATCCATATACTTCAATAATTACGCAGAATATGTTATTGGCTCGCCACTTTCTTTTCATGCAAAGTTCTCAGTTCGTACTCGCATTAGAGACGTTTTGGACTCTCATATTTGAACAAACTTAAGTTtatgatattttgatttatatataatattaaattcttataTGCGGGATTTACTATGTATATATCTACCTTATTAAACAGTTAATTATTGAAagataaatttcataaaaaaatttggcCAAAAGCCTCAATGGCTTGGTCCCTCACCAAGTCAAATAGGCTGGGGGGTTATAGTGACGGATCatcattcattattttattctaagaaaagtactaaaaaaatacatgttgtTGGCCAACAGTCACTCCTCATGATTAACCATTCCTCCCTAAAGGAAAAACTAAGAACTGTTCGTATTTTTCCTGGTCAAATAATAAACAGAACACAAGATAAACGAGAAAATGTACGTCAGTACATGTAAATCGTAATTGTTATCTAGAGATCAACATTCACAAAAGGAAAATCTCTATTTTTTATgtgtaaatattaattagtttgttaattttattaaaaatatcaatcagagaaattcaaattctcgatttcttctttcttcctttgtcCTTCTCTAAACACTATCTTCggccaataatatattaaaatataaataaatgaagagTTCTGCAAATATATGCTTGAGATGTTATCTTCAGTGTAGAagttttaaagaattaattaattgttcaaaacgttaataattaaattcaaatcattCAAGCACTTTGCAGATTAATTAGCTTTTATAGCTAGgtgtatatatattgtgatcAATTTCTCATAGTATGTATAGGTAAgatcaaaaagagaaaatgaacacTATATCCACCCCAAGTTGATAAAGAATAATATTTGATAACCAGACAAGCCTAAAGGACGGAGAGAAAGGAAACTAAATGAATGATTATGGGacaaaagttgaaattgaaGTCAAAAACTGAAGATGAAAAGTAGCACCAATCACACATTTGAAAAACTATAAAGTATAAAATGGATAGTGTGCATGAATTAGATTCATCGTGGTCGTCGTTGGTCAGCATGGAGAGTTGTGGTGGGTCCGTATGTTGTCTAGCATGCGTTGCGCGCCATTGCTCCTGTTGAGCATGCTTTGTCTTACGGTGCACAAACCTCGCAGCCccatgcaattttttttcttctttttacctTTCTACCTTAAaaagtttcttttctttattcttcaTTTTCCCGTAGTAGACTCTCTTCTGAAATTAACTTTGGTCGAAATCCTATGAAGAATATATGTGTCTGTTTATTCTTGTGTGTATATGTGCGTGTGTTCTTTTGTCAAGCACGTAGTTAAAATCTTTCAATGACATTTAAAGATAACTGATGTGACACTTGTAGTAATATGGTCAAAACTCAAAAAGAAGGCGTTTGTTTACAATTCTT
The nucleotide sequence above comes from Glycine soja cultivar W05 chromosome 11, ASM419377v2, whole genome shotgun sequence. Encoded proteins:
- the LOC114376940 gene encoding NAC domain-containing protein 37-like; amino-acid sequence: MESMESCVPPGFRFHPTDEELVGYYLRKKVASQKIDLDVIREIDLYRIEPWDLQERCRIGYEEQNEWYFFSHKDKKYPTGTRTNRATMAGFWKATGRDKAVYERAKLIGMRKTLVFYKGRAPNGQKSDWIMHEYRLESDENGPPQEEGWVVCRAFKKKTTGQTKTINIEGWESSYFYDEASGATSTLVDPIELISRQSQSFLAQNFMCKQELEADNLTCMHQDPFVQLPQLESPSLPLVKKPSTVSLVSDNNNEGEDNQNRLLFNNNNTKKVTTDWRALDKFVASQLSQEVNTHETNVGVLSSSFEPHDDNHDMALLLLQSSRDEGNRLSPFLNTSSDCDNGICVFEK